The Gemmatimonadota bacterium DNA window ACGATGTTCGCCTCGAGGATCGTCCCGCGCTTCAGGGCCCGGAAGAGCGCCACGGCCATGACGGCGGCGGGGATGGAGGCGCTGACGGTGAGGCCCACGCGCAGGCCCAGGTAGGCGTTGGCCGCCCCGAACACGACGCCGAGCACGATCCCGAGTGCCACGGCCCGGAGTGTGAACTCCGCCGGGCTCTGGTCCGCCGGCACGTAGGGCCGGTAGCGGTCGCCCGGGATCTCCTCGTAGGCCTCCGGGGGCAGGCCCCGGCGGGCCGGAGCGTCGACGTGCGCCATGTCCCTCCCTCGTCTGGGGAATTCAGCCCGGGGAAGCTGGATCGGGCCCACGGAGGGCGTCAAGCCGGAGCGGGAGCATGGCCCGGCCCTCCGGGGTAGCCAGCCGGATCGCTCTCCGGGGCCCCCGACTCGGACCGCATGTGATGCCCGGGGGTTCCGGGCGTCCTCCCCGGGAAGGCAGGTGAGGTGTCGATGAGCCGGTCGGTGTCGGGTCCCCGCGCGCGTCGGGGCGTCCTCGTGGTCTCGGCGCTCCTCGCCGGGTGCGCCGTCAATCCCGCCACGGGCGAGCGCGAGCTGTCGTTCGTCTCCGAGGCGCAGGAGATCCAGATGGGCCGGGAGGCGGACGCGCAGATCGTCGCCTCCCTCGGGCTGTACCCCGACTCCGCCGTGCAGCGCTATGTCCGTGGGCTGGGCCTGCGCATGGCGCAGGAGTCCGAACGGCCGAACCTGCCGTGGACGTTCCGGGTGGTCGACGACCCGGTCGTCAACGCCTTCGCGTTGCCGGGCGGCTTCGTCTACATCACCCGCGGCATCATGACCCACCTCACGTCGGAGGCCGAGCTGATGGGTGTGCTCGGCCACGAGATCGGGCACGTCACCGCCAAGCACTCCGTCAACCAGATCAGCCGCCAGCAGCTGTACACGCTGGGGCTGGGCGTGGGCATGGTGTTCTCCGAGACCGTGCGCCAGTTCGGGGACGTCGCGATGCAGAGCCTCCAGCTCCTGTTCCTGAAGTACGGCCGCGACGACGAGCGCCAGGCGGACGAGCTGGGCTTCCGCTACATGACGGGGGAGGGATACGACCCGCGCGAGATGAGCCGCGTCTTCGACATGCTCGGTCAGATCAGCGCGCAGGGCGGGCAGCGCATTCCCGAGTGGCTCTCCACCCATCCCGACCCCGGCCGGCGCGCCGAGACGATCCTGGCCATGGCGCAGCAGGCCGGCGGCGTGCCTCCCAACGCGCTGGTGCGGCGCCCGGAGTACCTCCGCACCATCGACGGGGTGGTCTTCGGCCCGGACCCGCGGGAGGGGTACTTCGAGGACGGCGGCGTCTTCCTGCACCCGACGCTGCGCTTCGGGATCACGTTCCCGTCGGGCTGGCAGACGGTGAACCAGAAGCAGGCGGTGCAGGGCGTGAGCCCGGACCAGGACGCCATCGCCATGCTGACGCTCGCCGAGGGCGCCAGTGCCGCGCGCACGGCGCGCGACGCGTTCCTGGGCCAGGAGGGCATCCAGGCCGTGGGGCGCTCGGAGCAGGCCATCGCGGGCCTGCCGGCGGCGTGGGCCGAGTTCACGGGTCAGACCGAGGACGGTACCCAGCTCCACGGGCTGGCCGCGTTCGTGGAGCATCGCGGTGCCGTGTTCCGGCTGCTGGGATACACGACGGAAGCACGATGGAGCGCCCGGGCGGGCGCGCTGGAGGCGTTCGCGCGCTCCTTCCGCCCCGTCAGCGATCCGGCGGTGCTCGGTGCGCAGCCCGATCGCGTGGACGTCGTGGAGGTGCCCACCTCCATGAGCGTGCCCGAATTCCTGCGTCGCTTCCCGAGTTCGGTGCCGGAATCCACCGTGAGCCTGATCAACCAGTTCCAGGGCAATACCACGTTGGGTCGCGGCGAGCTGGCCAAGCGCGTGACCGGCGCCCGCTGACGTCTGGCGTTCCGTCTGCGGCCGGCGCTGGCTCCGTTCTTGAACTTCGGACCGCACGGCGCAGCGGAGAGACGCTCCCTGCGCCGAAGTGACGCAGGACGCTGCCACTACGCGGCGCCTGCTGCCACAGTGACAGCGACGAACGGAGGGTGGCCGGGGCGATGAGCGCGTCCCCGGCGCCGGAACGCGACGAGCGATGATCAACTTCGAACGCTTGACCATGAAGGCCACCGAGGCGCTGCGCCTGGCGGCCAACGACGCCCGCGGGCGCGGCAATCCCGAGGTGGACGGACCGCACCTGCTCGGCGCCTTGCTGGAGCAGGAGGAGGGAATCGTCCTTCCCGTCCTGCAGAAGATCGGCGTGCAGGTGGACGGGGTGCGCGCGCGTGTGCAGGAGCGGATCGGCCGTCTGGCCAAGGTGAGCGGCGGCGCAGACCCGACCCTGTCGCGGGAGCTGCGCGCGGCGTTGGAGGCCGCGGAGAAGAAGGCGCGCGAGTTGGGAGACGAGTACGTCTCCACCGAGCACTTCCTCGTGGGGTTGGCCTCGGCCCGGGGGGACGCCCGCGCGATCCTGGAGGAGGCCGGCGCGGACGAGGACACCGTGCTGGAGGCGCTGGACACCGTTCGGGGCAGCCACCGCGTGACGGACCAGACGCCCGAGGACACGTACCGCGCCCTGGCCCGCTACAGCCGCGACCTCACGGATCTGGCGCGGCAGGGCAAGCTGGACCCCGTGATCGGCCGCGACGAGGAGATCCGGCGGGTCGTCAAGGTCCTGGCGCGACGCACGAAGAACAACCCGGTGCTCATCGGGGAGCCCGGGGTGGGGAAGACCGCGATCGTGGAGGGGCTGGCGCAGCGCATCGTCGCCGGTGACGTCCCGCAGAGCCTCGCCAACAAGAAGCTGATCTCCCTCGACATCTCGGCCATGCTCGCGGGCGCGAAGTACCGCGGCGAGTTCGAGGAGCGCATGAAGGCGGTGATGAAGGAGATCATCGACGCCGAGGGTCGCTATGTCGTCTTCATCGACGAGCTGCACACCATCGTCGGCGCCGGCGCCGCCGAAGGGGCCGTGGATGCGGGCAACATGCTCAAGCCTTCCCTGGCGCGAGGCGAGATGCAGCTCGTGGGTGCGACCACGTTGGACGAATACCGCAACCACATCGAGAAGGACCCCGCGCTCGAGCGGCGCTTCATGCCCGTGTTCGTGGCGCCTCCCTCCGTGGAGGATGCCGTGGCCATCCTGCGGGGTCTGAAGGAGCGCTACGAGGTCCACCATGGCGTGCGCATCACCGACGACGCCATCGTGGCCGCGGCCAAGCTGTCGGATCGCTACATCGGCGGGCGCTTCCTGCCGGACAAGGCGATCGACCTGATCGACGAGGCCGCCAGCCGTCTGCGGATCGAGATCGACTCGCTTCCGCAGGAGATCGACGAGGTCGAGCGTCGCATCACGCAGCTCGAGATCGAGAAGGCCGCGTTGGCGCAGGAGAAGGAGTCGGGCGCCCTCCAGCGCAAGGAGGCCATCGAGGGCGAGCTCGCCGAGCTCAAGGAGCGCTCGTCCTCCATGAAGGCGCGCTGGCAGGCGGAGAAGGCGGCCATCGTGCGCATCCAGTCGCTCAAGGAGCGGGTGGACGAGCTCAAGGTGGAGGCGGACAAGGCCACGCGGACCGGCGATCTGGGAAGGGCGGCGGAGCTGCAGTACGGCGAGGTGCCCAAGACCGAGGCCGAACTGGTGAAGGCCGAGGGCCGCCTGCAGGAGCTCCAGAAGGACGGGAAGTTCCTGAAGGAGGAGGTGGACGAGGAGGACATCGCGGCGGTCGTGGCCGAATGGACCGGCATTCCTGTGAACCGCCTCATGGAGTCGGAGCGGCAGCGCCTGACGCACCTGGAGGACCTGCTCGCCGAGCGGGTCGTGGGGCAGCCGCAGGCGGTCGGTGTGGTGGCCAACGCGGTGCGGCGCTCGCGGGCCGGGCTGCAGGACCCGCACCGCCCCATCGGCTCGTTCATCTTCCTGGGTCCCACCGGGGTCGGGAAGACCGAGACGGCCCGCGCGCTCGCGGAGTTCCTGTTCGACGACGAGCGCGCCATCGTGCGGCTCGACATGTCCGAGTACATGGAGAAGCACGCCGTGGCCCGGATGATCGGCGCGCCACCCGGCTATGTCGGGTTCGAGGAGGGCGGCCAGCTCACGGAGGCCGTGCGGCGTCGGCCCCACTCCGTCGTCCTGTTCGACGAGATCGAGAAGGCGCACCCGGAGGTCTTCAACGTGCTGCTGCAGATCCTGGACGACGGTCGTCTGACCGACTCGCAGGGGCGCACGGTGGACTTCCGGAACACGGTGATCATCATGACCTCCAACATCGGCAGCCCGCTCATCCTGGAGCGCTCGGGTTCGGAGGTGTGGGACCAGGTGGAGGCGGCGGTGCTCCAGGAGTTGCGGCGTCACTTCCGACCGGAGTTCATCAACCGGGTGGACGACATCGTCGTCTTCCAGCCTCTGGGCCGCGAGCAGCTCGGGCGCATCGTGGAGCTGCAGCTGCAGCGCCTCCAGGAGCTGGCCGACGAGTTGGGCGTGCGTCTGGACGTCAGTGACGGCGCCCGCGCCCGCATCACCGAGGAGGGCTACGACCCCGTGTTCGGGGCGCGGCCGCTCAAGCGGGCCATCCAGCGCCTGGTGCAGGACCCCCTCGCCCTGTACCTGCTCGACCACGAGGTTGAGGAGGGCACCGTGATCCGGGTGGACGCGGCACCCGGCGCCGAACGGCTCGTCTTCGAGCCGGTCGGCCCGACCGGGGCGACGGTCTGACGGCGGAACGCCGGACGGCCCGTCGCCACCGGTGTGGTACGGGACCTGCGTGGTGCCGATGCGACGATCGCCGGGGGCGGGCCGATGGCGGCCCGGGTGGAGGCGGTCCCTTCAGGAGGAAGGCGTGAGGACACTGGTGCTGGGCGCGCTCCTGCTCATGAGCGCGGGGTGCGTGACCCGACAGGTCTCCGGCTCGCGCGGGGCCGCTTCGGTGGCTCCGGCCCTGTCCGTGGAGACCTTCCTGGAGGCGGCCAACCGACGGGACCTGGAGACGATGGCCCGGATCTTCGGGACGGGGGACGGTCCCATCGGCGACACGGGCAGCACGTTCGGCTGCGCGTTCAAGAAGATGGGCTCGTGGATCGGGCTCGGGGACCGGTGCCTGACGCGGCCCGAGGTCGAGGTCCGCATGAACCTGATTGCCGACGTCCTCGCCAGCCAGCGGTATCAGCTGGGCGCCGACGAGCGGGTCGCCGGTCGCGAGCGGCCCACCACGCGCCTCCAGGTCACCCTGACCAAGGAGGGCCGCGAGGTGGAAGGCATTCCCTTCGTGGTGGTGCAGGGCGGGAGCGGGTCGTGGTACATCGAGGAGATCGGCCTCGACCGGGTGACCGCCTCGCGCTGAAGCCGTAGCGCCCCACGCGCGCCCGGACCCCGGGCGCAGGTCACGGGGCCGACGTTCAGCCGGCGGCTTCCACGAGCTCCGTGAGCACCCGTCCCGTGGACTCCGGGTGCAGGAAGGCGACCCGGTGCCCGAAGGCGCCGGGTCTGGGCACGCGGTCGATGAGGCGTACCCCCTCGCCGGCCAGGCGGTCGAGCTCCTCCGCCAGGTCGTCCACCGCGAACGCGAGGTGGTGCAGCCCCGGCCCGCGCCGGTCCAGGAACCGGGCCACCGTGCTGGACGGATCCGTGGGCTCGAGGAGTTCCACCAGCCCCACGAAGCAGACCCGGACCTTCTGGCTCTCGACGGTCTCGATGGGGGAACCCGGGGTGCCCGCCATGCGTTCGTAGAGCGGTAGGACGTCCCGGATGGACGGGACCGCGACACCGACATGGTGGAGCCGCCGTCCGGCGGTGGGGTGCGGGCTCGGTGTCTCCATCCTGGGTGTCCGATGTTAGGTTTGACCGACGGTGGTGCCGCGCAGCAGGCGGGCCACGACGAGCGTGGAGATCAGGAGATCATGATGGCCGAGAGTGCGAACCTGCTTACCGTAACGGACCAGTCCTGGGCCCAACAGATCGAGGGTGCGGAGGGCGTGGCCATGGTCGACTTCTGGGCCGTCTGGTGTGGTCCGTGTCGACTGATCGCGCCGTTCATCGACCAGATCGCCGACGAATACAACGACCAGGGCGTCACGGTGGGCAAGCTGGACGTGGACAACAACCCGGAGGTGGCCGCCCGCTTCGGCGTGCGTTCCATCCCCAGCGTGCTGTTCTTCAAGGACGGCCAGCACGTCGACACGGTCGTGGGCGCGGTGCCCAAGGCGGTGCTCGAGCAGAAGCTCAAGCAGCACCTGTAGTCCCGGAGCACGAAGGGGCCGACCGCGGCGTGGCCGAGCTCTATCTCGTCAGCACACCGATCGGCAACCTCGCGGACGTCACGCTCCGCGCGCTCGACACCTTGCGGCGTGTCGATCTCGTCCTGGCGGAGGACACCCGGCGCACCCGGATCCTCCTCGACCACCACGGGATCGGCACGCCGTTGTCGTCCCTGCACGAGCACAACGAGGCTCGACGGGTCGAGTCGGTGTTGGAGCGTCTCGCGGACGGGGGGACCGTGGCGCTCGTCTCGGACGCGGGCACACCGCTCGTCTCCGACCCGGGCAGCCGTCTGGTCCGCAGCGTGGTGGAGGCCGGCCACCCGGTCGTGCCCATCCCCGGTCCCTCCGCCGTCCTGGCCGCGCTGGTCGCCTCCGGTCTGCCGGGCGAGCGCTTCACCTTCCTGGGATTCGCCCCGCGCAAGGGGGCCGAGCGCCAGCGAACCCTCGAGCGCGTGTCTGCATCCGAGGAGACATGCGTCCTCTTCGAGGCGCCGCCCCGGCTGGTCCGGCTCCTGACCGACCTGGCCGAGGCGTGTGGCGAGGACCGGGAGGCGTGCGTGGCCCGCGAGGTGACGAAGATGCACGAGGAGTTCCGGCGCGGCGTCCTGCGGGAGCTGGCCGATCACTACCAGGCGCACCCGCCGCGGGGGGAGGTCACGCTGGTCGTGGCTCCGTCCGCCCCGCGCGGGGTAGAGGACCCCGACATCGAGGCGAGCGCGCGGGCGCTGCTGGCCGAAGGGCTCCGGCCGAGCCAGGCGGCCCAGGCGCTGAGCCAGCGGCTTGGCATCTCCCGCAACCACGCCTATCGTGTCGTCCAATCCCTGGCAGGTCGTGATCCATGATCCTCGCGCTCACCCTCGCCGCCCTGGCCGGCTCCCCGCCGGTGGCGCCGCTCCCGGCGAGCTCCGACACGCTGCTGACCGTCGCGCGCCTCCAGTACGGCGGGGGCGGGGACTGGTATGCCAACCCCTCCTCGATCGCGAACCTCCTGACCGCCATCCGCGACCGTACGGGCGTGCCCACGGCCGCCCGTGAAGCGGTGGTGGAGACGCTCGACCCCGCGCTGCCCGACTACGGCTTCCTCTACATGACGGGTCACGGGCAGGTGCGCTTCACGGTCGAGGAGCGCGCAGCGTTGCGGGCCTACCTGCTCGGCGGTGGATTCCTGCACGCGGACGACAACTACGGCCTGGACGACTCGTTCCGGGCCGAGATGGCGGCCATCTTCCCCGACCACCCTCTCGTCGAGCTTCCCGCGGACCACGCCGTCTTCCATGGCGTGTACGACTTCCCGGACGGATTGCCGAAGATCCACGAGCACGACGGCGCGGCACCGCAGGCCTACGGCATCTTCGACGAGGGACGGCTCATGGTCTTCTACAGCTACGAGTCGGACCTGGGGGACGGGTGGGAGGACTCCGACGTGCACGGAGATCCCGACGAGGTGCGGGAGCAGGCGCTGCGGATGGGTGTGAACCTGTATCTCCACGTGCTGGGGCAGTACGTCCGGTGAGCCCGGCGCCCGCCTCGGTCACGGCGACCCTCGCCGCGGTGCGTCGCCACCTGCGGGGGCGGCTGGGGATGGCCGCGTCCCTCTGGGGGGGTGCCCTCGTGGGCGCCCTGCTCCTGGCGGCCTGGCTCGCCGTCGGCACGGGCTGGCGTGTGGGCTCCGTCTGGCCGCTCCTGCTGGACGCCCTCCTCCTGCTGGTGCTGGTGGTGGGGATCGTGCTCGTCCGCCGGGTCGCCGCCGACCTGCTGGCCGAGCGGCGGGTCGCCGCCGCGGTGGAGGATTCCGCCGCGCTGCGGCGCGGCACCGTCCTGGGCTCCCTGGAGCTGGAGCGGAAGGTGCCGGAGGGGACGTCGGCCGGGTTGGCTCGGGCCGCCACGGATGAAGCGGCCCGCGGGCTGGCCGGGCGCACCCCGCGTGAGCTGACCGGCGCCCTGGGTGCCCGGGTGGACGGGGTGGCGCGACGGGGGCTGGCCGCGCTCGGCTTGATCGTCCCTGCGCTGGTCGTCCTGCTGGCGTTGACGCCCCAACGGTCCTGGCAGGCCGTCCGAGGGCTGGCGCGCCCCGTGCACGCCTACCTCGGTGGGGACTATCCGCCGCTGGAGGTCACCCCGGGCAGCGTGGAGGTCCTGCGCGGCAGCCCGGTGCTCATCCGGGTGCGGGCCCCGGGCCGCACCGAGGTCACCCTGCGTTGGGTGGTGCGGGGGGCCATCCCCCAGGAGCGGACGCAACCGCTCGAGGATGACGAGACCGGCTTCCCCTTCGAGCGCGTGGACGCCGACATCGAGTACTGGGCCGAGACGCCCGACGGGGCCCGGAGCGAGCGCTACGTGCTCTCGCCCATCAACCCCCTGCTCGTCACGGATCTGACGCTCCAGCTGTCCTTCCCCGCCCATACGGGCATCCCCCCCGAGGAGCTGCGCGAGCCCCTGCCGCCCGCGACCCTCCCGGTAGGGACGCGGATCCGGATCCTGGGTCGCGCCAGCCGCACGCTGGCGGAGGCCTCGCTGGAGCTACCGGGCGCGCCCGAGGCGGGAGTGGTGTTGACGCCCGTCGGCGCCGCGTTCGAAGGCGAGTGGTCGCCCAGCCGGAGCGGCGCCTACGAGTGGCGCTTCCGCGACCCCGAGGGCGAGGCCCCCGAGACCGCGCCGGCGCCGTTCGAGCTGACGCTCGTGCGCGATTCGCTCCCCGCGCTCACCGTGGTCTTCCCCGGTGTGGACACGGTGATGCCGATCTCGCACAAGCAGCCCCTGGTGGTCGAGGCCCGGGACGACTACGGGCTCGACCACGTGGCCGTGGTGGCCGTCCAGTCGGGAGCCGGGCTGGCCGCGCGCAGCACCACGCAGCGCCTGCCGCTCGACGGCGCCCGCGACGTGATGGCGCGTCCGCTGCTGGATCTGTCCGAATGGAAGCTCCTGCCGGGGGACTCCGTCCGCTACCGCGTGCGCGCCACCGACAACTCACCGCTCGCGCAGACGGTGGAGTCGGACGAGTTCCTGTTGCGCGTGCCGGAGCTCGCGGAGCTGCGCCGCACGGCCGGACAGGAGCTGGACTCCCTGGCCGAGCGCCTCTCCCGGCTCACGGAGCAGGCGGGCGCGGAGGCCGAGGATTCGCGCGACCTGGAACGGGCGTCGCAACAGCGCGAGCAGGCCGGCGGGCGCATGGGCTTCGAGGAGCGCGAGCGCATGCGCGAGGCCCTCGAAGGCCAGCAGGACGTGGACGGCCAGCTGGAGACCATGCAGAACGAGCTCCAGGACCTTGCGGATCAGCTGCGGGAGGCCGGTCTCGCGGATCCCGAGCTGCGCAAGAGCATGGAGGAGCTGGAGGCCCTGCTCGAGTCCCTGCTCACGGACGAGATGCGCGAGCAGCTACAGGAGCTGTCCAACTCCCTGGACCAGTCCCAGGCGAGCCAGGCGCGCGAGGATCTCTCCCGCCTCGCCGAACAGCAGGAGGAGATGCGGCAACGCCTGGAGGAGGCGCTCGAGCGCTTCCGGCGCGCGGCGGTGGAGCAGGACTTCCGCGCGACGACCGAAGAGGCGCGCGAACTGGCGGAGCAGGAGCGCGCCCTGGCCGACGCGCTGCGCGAGGGGGACGACCCCGAGAAGCGCGCGGAGCAGCAGGAGGAGCTGTCGGCGGAGGCCGAAGCGCTGCAGGAGCGGATGGAGGCGCTGCGTGAGCGCCTGGAGCAGCTGGGGGAGGAGCGGGCCAGCGAGCGGGTACAACAGGCCTCGGAGCGGATGGAGCAGGCCCGCCAAGCCATGCAACGGGCCGCGCAGCAGGCCCAGCAGAGCCCGGAGCAGGCCGGCCAGAGCGCCGACCAGGCCGCCGAGGCGGTCGACGAGGGCATGCGCGAGATGGAGGAGGCCCAGCGCCAGATGGCGGCCGAGATCATGGAGCGCATCATGGAGGCGCTCGATCGGGCCGCCGAGGACGCCCTCGAGCTCGCCGAGCGGCAGTCGGAGCTGCGTCGGCAGATGCGCGGCGCCGACGAGGAGACGCGCGCCCGCCTGCGCCAGGAGCAGTCGACGGTGATGGAAGGCGCGCGCAACCTGGAGCGCGGCCTCTCGGAGGCGATGCAGGTCAATCCGGCGGAGGGCAATCCGCTGACCGAGCGCGCCACCGAGGCACGCGAGCGCACGCAGCAGACCGCCGAGGCGCTCGAGGCGCCAGCGGACAGCCGGACCTCCGCGGCCGCGGCGGCGGAAGGCGCGGTCGATGCGCTCAACCGCCTGGCGCTGGCCGCCATGGCCGCGTCCGAGCAGATGTCGCAGAACGGCCAACAGAGCATGTCGGGCGAGCAGGTCATGGAGCAGCTGGAGCAACTGGCCGAGCAGCAATCGGAGTTGCTCAACCAGTCGGAGCAGATGATGCCCATGCAGCTCGGTGAGCAGGCCATGCAGAGCCAGATGCAGCAGATGGCGCAGGGTCAGCAGTCCGTCGCCGAGGAGCTGGGGCAGCTCTCCGACGAGCCCGGGGCGGAGGAGCAGGCGATGGGCGACCTGGAGGCCCTGGCCCAGGAGGCGCAGGCCATCGCCCAGCTCCTGCAGGAGGGGCGTCTGGACCGGGAGGTGATGGAGCGGCAGCAGGACCTCTTCCACCGGCTGCTGGACGCGGGACGCAGCCTGGAGAAGGAAGAGGAGGAGGAGACCGAGGAGCGCGAGTCCACCACCGCGGGCTCCTACGAGCGACGCGACGTGGCGCCGCTGGCCCCGGAGCTTCTGCGGGGCCCCCGGTATCCGCTCCCCTCTGCGGAGCAACTCGAGCGTCTGACGCCGGCCGAGCGCGAGCTGGTGCGGCGCTACTTCGAGCGCCTCAACCGGCAGGCCTCGCCGCCGCCCGGCCCCGGCCGATGAGACGGCTGCTGCCGCACCTCGTGTGCCTGGGCGCGCTGATCCTGCCGGCCGCGCTGGCCGCGCAGACGGGGATCGATGGCGCCTATGCCCTTCTCTCCGAGGGTCGCGTGCAGGACGGACGCACGGCGCTCATGGAGGCCAGCGCGGCGCTGGCACCGTCCGCCGCCGTGCCCCACCTGAAGGTCGCGCGCGTGCTGGGCAAGATGGGACCGGAGCTCGCGCCCCGCGTGGCGCGCGCCGTGGCGGAGGCCTACCGCGGGCGCTCCGCCGAGGCCATCGCCGCGCTGCTCGCGCTCGAGACCGACGCCCGACCCGAAGAGGTGCCCCCCTTGCTGGCGTTGTCCGCCGATCTCGCCGACGGGGCGGGGGACGCTGCCCAGGCCGAGGCGCTCCGCGTCCGGCTGATCGAAGCGTTCCCCGAAGCCACCGAGCGGCCCGCGGCCATCCTCGAAGTCGCCGAGGCCCGCGCCCGGCGTGGGCAGGGCGTGGACGAAGCCATCGCCTGGGTGGAAGCCTTGATCGTGGAGCAGCCGGGCGGGGCGCTGGTGCCGGAGGCCCGCCGCGTGTTGGACCGCCTGCGGAGTGCCGGATGAGAGGTCCCTGTCGCGGCCTGGTGCTCGTGGGCGTCCTGGCCGGTCTGCTCGGCGCGGGGCGCCTCGACGCCCAATCGACGCTCGTCCCCATGGACCGGGCCCAGGCCAATCATCTGCGGGCCTACGGCCTCACGTACTGGGCCCTGCAGCAGGGCCTCAAGGCCGAGTGGCTCCTCAACTACCGGGGCGGATCGTTCCTGCTGCCGGATGCCGAGGTGGTGCGCCGGCAGGCCGCGCTCATGGGCGTGAGCGTGGAGCAGGTCTCCGCCGGACAGGAGGCGACGATCCGGGGAACCATCGCCCAGTCCAACATGGAGACGGTACCCCTGGAGAAGGCGCCCAAGATCGCGATCTACACGCCACCCAACTCCACGCCCTGGGACGACGCGGTCACCATGGCGCTGGAGTACGCCGACATCCCCTACGACAAGATCTGGGACGCGGACGTGATGCGGGGGCGACTGGCCGACTACGAGTGGATGCACCTGCACCACGAGGACTTCACGGGGCAGTACTCGAAGTTCTTCCTGACGTACGCGGGCGCGCCCTGGCTGCAGGACGAGGTGGCCCGCAACCAGGAAGTGGCGCGCGAGTTGGGGTTCCCCTCGGTGCCCGAGCTCAAGAAGGGCGTGGCGCGCACGATCCGCGACTTCGTGGAGAAGGGCGGCTTCCTGTTCGCCATGTG harbors:
- a CDS encoding M48 family metallopeptidase → MSRSVSGPRARRGVLVVSALLAGCAVNPATGERELSFVSEAQEIQMGREADAQIVASLGLYPDSAVQRYVRGLGLRMAQESERPNLPWTFRVVDDPVVNAFALPGGFVYITRGIMTHLTSEAELMGVLGHEIGHVTAKHSVNQISRQQLYTLGLGVGMVFSETVRQFGDVAMQSLQLLFLKYGRDDERQADELGFRYMTGEGYDPREMSRVFDMLGQISAQGGQRIPEWLSTHPDPGRRAETILAMAQQAGGVPPNALVRRPEYLRTIDGVVFGPDPREGYFEDGGVFLHPTLRFGITFPSGWQTVNQKQAVQGVSPDQDAIAMLTLAEGASAARTARDAFLGQEGIQAVGRSEQAIAGLPAAWAEFTGQTEDGTQLHGLAAFVEHRGAVFRLLGYTTEARWSARAGALEAFARSFRPVSDPAVLGAQPDRVDVVEVPTSMSVPEFLRRFPSSVPESTVSLINQFQGNTTLGRGELAKRVTGAR
- the clpB gene encoding ATP-dependent chaperone ClpB translates to MINFERLTMKATEALRLAANDARGRGNPEVDGPHLLGALLEQEEGIVLPVLQKIGVQVDGVRARVQERIGRLAKVSGGADPTLSRELRAALEAAEKKARELGDEYVSTEHFLVGLASARGDARAILEEAGADEDTVLEALDTVRGSHRVTDQTPEDTYRALARYSRDLTDLARQGKLDPVIGRDEEIRRVVKVLARRTKNNPVLIGEPGVGKTAIVEGLAQRIVAGDVPQSLANKKLISLDISAMLAGAKYRGEFEERMKAVMKEIIDAEGRYVVFIDELHTIVGAGAAEGAVDAGNMLKPSLARGEMQLVGATTLDEYRNHIEKDPALERRFMPVFVAPPSVEDAVAILRGLKERYEVHHGVRITDDAIVAAAKLSDRYIGGRFLPDKAIDLIDEAASRLRIEIDSLPQEIDEVERRITQLEIEKAALAQEKESGALQRKEAIEGELAELKERSSSMKARWQAEKAAIVRIQSLKERVDELKVEADKATRTGDLGRAAELQYGEVPKTEAELVKAEGRLQELQKDGKFLKEEVDEEDIAAVVAEWTGIPVNRLMESERQRLTHLEDLLAERVVGQPQAVGVVANAVRRSRAGLQDPHRPIGSFIFLGPTGVGKTETARALAEFLFDDERAIVRLDMSEYMEKHAVARMIGAPPGYVGFEEGGQLTEAVRRRPHSVVLFDEIEKAHPEVFNVLLQILDDGRLTDSQGRTVDFRNTVIIMTSNIGSPLILERSGSEVWDQVEAAVLQELRRHFRPEFINRVDDIVVFQPLGREQLGRIVELQLQRLQELADELGVRLDVSDGARARITEEGYDPVFGARPLKRAIQRLVQDPLALYLLDHEVEEGTVIRVDAAPGAERLVFEPVGPTGATV
- the mce gene encoding methylmalonyl-CoA epimerase → METPSPHPTAGRRLHHVGVAVPSIRDVLPLYERMAGTPGSPIETVESQKVRVCFVGLVELLEPTDPSSTVARFLDRRGPGLHHLAFAVDDLAEELDRLAGEGVRLIDRVPRPGAFGHRVAFLHPESTGRVLTELVEAAG
- the trxA gene encoding thioredoxin; its protein translation is MAESANLLTVTDQSWAQQIEGAEGVAMVDFWAVWCGPCRLIAPFIDQIADEYNDQGVTVGKLDVDNNPEVAARFGVRSIPSVLFFKDGQHVDTVVGAVPKAVLEQKLKQHL
- the rsmI gene encoding 16S rRNA (cytidine(1402)-2'-O)-methyltransferase is translated as MAELYLVSTPIGNLADVTLRALDTLRRVDLVLAEDTRRTRILLDHHGIGTPLSSLHEHNEARRVESVLERLADGGTVALVSDAGTPLVSDPGSRLVRSVVEAGHPVVPIPGPSAVLAALVASGLPGERFTFLGFAPRKGAERQRTLERVSASEETCVLFEAPPRLVRLLTDLAEACGEDREACVAREVTKMHEEFRRGVLRELADHYQAHPPRGEVTLVVAPSAPRGVEDPDIEASARALLAEGLRPSQAAQALSQRLGISRNHAYRVVQSLAGRDP
- a CDS encoding DUF4159 domain-containing protein, which codes for MILALTLAALAGSPPVAPLPASSDTLLTVARLQYGGGGDWYANPSSIANLLTAIRDRTGVPTAAREAVVETLDPALPDYGFLYMTGHGQVRFTVEERAALRAYLLGGGFLHADDNYGLDDSFRAEMAAIFPDHPLVELPADHAVFHGVYDFPDGLPKIHEHDGAAPQAYGIFDEGRLMVFYSYESDLGDGWEDSDVHGDPDEVREQALRMGVNLYLHVLGQYVR
- a CDS encoding asparagine synthetase B, which produces MRGPCRGLVLVGVLAGLLGAGRLDAQSTLVPMDRAQANHLRAYGLTYWALQQGLKAEWLLNYRGGSFLLPDAEVVRRQAALMGVSVEQVSAGQEATIRGTIAQSNMETVPLEKAPKIAIYTPPNSTPWDDAVTMALEYADIPYDKIWDADVMRGRLADYEWMHLHHEDFTGQYSKFFLTYAGAPWLQDEVARNQEVARELGFPSVPELKKGVARTIRDFVEKGGFLFAMCSATETLDLALAAEDVDIAASFADGTPADPRASSKMDWSRALAFEGAEVQVAPSVSSFSDIDGHQVNTPWRSELGAFTLFDFSAKFDPVPTMLTQSHEAVIPDFYGLTTSFAKKRLKPGTTVLAEEGEWAKYIHGTFGEGTWTFYGGHDPEDPEHQIGDAPTDLALHPNSPSYRLILNNVLFPAAKKKKLKT